A single window of Bacteroidota bacterium DNA harbors:
- the corA gene encoding magnesium/cobalt transporter CorA, with translation MRKRKSHDIGIPPGTLVYTGDSKTERIKISLIEYNENEFIEQEFYDLSECISHVKPHLVKWINVEGIHKTEVIEKIGKLYDIHSLTLEDIVHVDQRPKFEDYDNYVVAIMKMINYDTKIHAEQLSIVLFDNMVISFQEPQGGDAFEIIRNRLRQAKGRIRKCGADYLAYALMDAVIDCYFHVIEKIGDSVEKIEEHIISHSSKSSLIQLHELKREMIFLRKQVWPMRDMISNMVRSETKLINPSTDIYLRDLQDHVTRVIDTVETYRDLLSGIMDIYLSTNANKMNEVMKVLTIMSSIFIPVTFIAGVYGMNFEFMPELKSPYGYAITWGVMLSVMIGLIIYFKRKKWM, from the coding sequence ATGAGAAAAAGAAAATCACATGATATTGGTATTCCTCCGGGAACACTTGTGTATACCGGCGATTCTAAAACAGAAAGAATAAAGATTTCTTTAATAGAGTATAATGAGAATGAATTTATTGAACAAGAATTTTACGATTTGTCGGAGTGCATTTCACATGTAAAGCCACATTTAGTGAAATGGATTAATGTGGAAGGCATTCATAAAACGGAAGTGATTGAGAAGATTGGAAAACTATATGACATACATTCATTAACACTTGAAGACATTGTGCACGTGGATCAGCGTCCTAAATTTGAAGACTATGATAATTATGTGGTAGCTATCATGAAAATGATTAACTACGACACCAAAATACATGCCGAACAATTATCAATCGTATTATTCGATAATATGGTTATTTCATTTCAGGAGCCACAAGGAGGTGATGCGTTTGAAATTATCCGTAACCGCTTAAGACAAGCCAAAGGAAGAATCCGAAAATGTGGAGCCGATTATTTAGCTTATGCTTTAATGGACGCGGTTATTGATTGCTATTTTCATGTGATCGAAAAAATTGGTGATTCCGTTGAAAAAATAGAAGAGCATATTATTTCACATTCTTCCAAAAGCTCTCTTATACAATTGCACGAATTAAAACGTGAAATGATTTTTCTTCGCAAGCAAGTTTGGCCCATGCGTGATATGATTAGTAACATGGTGCGTTCCGAAACCAAACTGATTAATCCGAGTACGGATATTTATTTACGCGATTTACAAGATCACGTAACGCGAGTAATAGATACTGTTGAAACATACCGCGATTTATTATCGGGTATTATGGATATTTATTTAAGTACAAACGCTAATAAAATGAATGAAGTGATGAAAGTTTTAACCATCATGTCTTCCATTTTTATTCCGGTTACTTTTATTGCCGGCGTTTATGGCATGAACTTTGAGTTTATGCCGGAGTTGAAGTCTCCTTATGGATACGCAATAACATGGGGCGTGATGTTATCTGTTATGATCGGACTCATCATTTACTTTAAGCGAAAGAAGTGGATGTAA
- a CDS encoding SpoIIE family protein phosphatase, translating into MCKSGLVLTYSYLKPYRLKWLLTCLLFIFFANSFAQKINQPVFQNLDPEHFGVKAIRGVLYSAAHEKMWMITNKGLGIYNGFTTKHFSHIDSNENTPLSNNILELFEDKSGILWFGYEDQACLTSFNLKTGQFRHYAYNKDDKNSFPESVVSRFLEAADGKLYVTTWGGGIFVLDKSREKYFTLNEKCFPSREQGLRTLATRAMLELEPGKLLITYFHEQPIGYPGIYDVTKNIITPFPIEEYRGNLSEAAFEEIKHILSICHFVYLDKSEKLWVGTYSGLVYIDLKNKLCKRVSAKIFEAGQILNLDNTGNFIVDDQERLWTSTANSGIMIVDLKTTKAFYHMQGNSCSNCISDNRIGNFTKDNDGNIWVTNGSRGIGIYSPYKQYMKLKGWDELKVEFCNSSAQSIPLSNFLVRNNKNIYLLSFNGISVYNYNSDTIVEIIHPTKTKNETNILFRLAPNFRLLNGKFYFPATFNINNHFGIPAIYDHKSKKFTFAKNKEHSHGALFPKDTLSQPVYVLSGKNHCIQKYNNAGELDTFHVFDKKHTPYPYHSELLSNGKWLLSAGPYKFVVFDPQTKKTILYGSRKGEYDKLFNDSLIESYYYAGKNTVWISTRNGINSYDIVTGEVTNRNKEIGIEQMLVSGIVEDEEGNLWFTSARDFYRYNFKTKTLTCFNKALGFQPNGFDHRGTIPSMVTDGQTIFFPTVKGLLYFNINKIKLPERVPELSIDKVLANDSILTEADLNLLLNKNLKLAYNKNSLIFEVNTNQLYTPSPSKFRYKLIGLDDKWIDNETSPKIKLQNLPAGQYTLIIESINSYNVSSKPLQISFEIKNPFWKTWWFILIVIGCLIFVVVRIIKSREKALQKRQAELEKIVDERTQEVVSKAQEIRHQKELIEEKQKEIVDSIKYAQRIQKALLASKTLLDQHLSHYFIFFNPKDLVSGDFYWATFINNKFYFIVADSTGHGVPGAFMSLLNISFLNEAINEREIEKPGEILNYVRQRLIHSLAEDGSSEGGKDGMDCSLLRFDFETKTLEYACAHNPVVVIRNNELIELNNDRMPVGKSPKENIGFNTYEFKLEKGDTLYVLTDGYADQFGGESGKKLKLKNLKNYLLTNSGVEMQQQEQILSELFYKWKGNLEQIDDVTIVGIKL; encoded by the coding sequence ATGTGTAAATCGGGTCTCGTTCTTACATATTCTTATTTAAAACCTTACCGCCTTAAATGGCTCCTTACATGTCTTCTATTTATTTTCTTCGCTAATTCATTCGCACAGAAAATCAATCAGCCGGTTTTTCAAAATTTAGACCCGGAACACTTTGGTGTGAAGGCCATACGAGGCGTTCTTTACAGTGCTGCACACGAAAAAATGTGGATGATTACCAATAAAGGCTTGGGTATTTACAATGGCTTTACAACAAAACATTTTTCGCATATCGATAGCAATGAAAACACACCGCTTTCCAATAATATACTGGAGTTGTTTGAAGATAAATCCGGAATACTTTGGTTTGGTTACGAAGATCAAGCCTGTCTCACTAGCTTCAATTTAAAAACAGGTCAATTTCGCCATTATGCTTATAACAAAGATGATAAAAACTCTTTCCCTGAATCAGTTGTTTCTCGTTTCTTAGAAGCTGCCGACGGAAAACTTTATGTGACTACCTGGGGTGGCGGTATTTTTGTACTCGATAAAAGCCGCGAAAAATATTTTACCCTTAATGAAAAATGTTTCCCTAGCCGTGAACAAGGCTTGCGTACTCTTGCTACCCGAGCCATGCTTGAATTGGAACCCGGTAAATTATTAATCACTTATTTTCACGAACAACCCATTGGATATCCCGGCATTTATGATGTTACCAAAAACATTATTACACCCTTTCCTATCGAAGAATACAGAGGAAATTTAAGTGAAGCTGCTTTCGAAGAAATAAAACACATTTTAAGTATCTGTCATTTTGTTTACCTCGATAAATCAGAAAAGCTATGGGTTGGCACTTATAGCGGCCTCGTATATATTGATCTAAAAAACAAATTATGCAAGCGAGTTTCAGCAAAAATTTTTGAAGCGGGTCAGATATTGAATCTGGACAACACAGGCAATTTTATTGTGGATGATCAAGAACGATTATGGACCAGCACCGCTAATTCAGGTATTATGATTGTGGATCTTAAAACCACCAAAGCTTTTTATCACATGCAAGGCAACAGCTGTTCAAATTGCATCAGCGATAATCGCATTGGGAATTTCACTAAAGATAATGATGGTAATATTTGGGTAACAAATGGTAGTCGGGGTATTGGAATTTATAGCCCTTATAAACAATATATGAAACTAAAAGGCTGGGATGAATTAAAAGTTGAATTTTGTAATTCATCAGCACAGTCCATTCCGCTTTCAAATTTTTTAGTAAGAAATAATAAGAATATCTACCTTCTTAGCTTTAATGGTATCAGTGTTTATAATTATAACTCAGATACGATCGTAGAGATTATCCATCCCACCAAAACAAAAAACGAAACCAACATTTTATTCCGGTTGGCACCAAATTTCAGATTACTTAATGGTAAATTTTATTTCCCTGCTACATTCAACATTAATAATCATTTTGGTATACCTGCTATATATGATCATAAGAGCAAAAAATTTACGTTTGCAAAAAACAAAGAACATTCGCATGGTGCACTTTTTCCAAAAGATACGCTATCACAGCCTGTTTATGTATTGAGTGGTAAAAATCACTGTATACAAAAATATAATAACGCCGGCGAATTAGATACTTTTCATGTATTTGACAAAAAACATACTCCATACCCCTATCACAGTGAATTGCTTAGTAATGGTAAATGGCTACTTTCCGCAGGTCCTTACAAATTCGTTGTCTTTGATCCTCAAACAAAAAAAACAATTTTATACGGTTCACGTAAAGGGGAATACGATAAATTATTTAACGATAGTTTAATTGAAAGTTACTATTACGCCGGGAAAAATACAGTTTGGATTTCTACCCGCAACGGTATTAACTCGTATGACATAGTAACAGGCGAAGTGACTAATCGCAATAAAGAAATAGGTATAGAACAAATGCTGGTTTCGGGGATAGTTGAAGACGAAGAAGGTAATTTATGGTTTACTTCTGCGCGCGATTTTTACCGTTATAATTTCAAAACAAAAACGCTTACTTGTTTTAATAAAGCTTTAGGTTTTCAGCCCAATGGCTTCGATCATCGCGGAACTATTCCGTCTATGGTTACAGACGGCCAGACCATTTTCTTTCCTACTGTAAAAGGATTACTATACTTCAACATCAATAAAATAAAGTTGCCTGAACGTGTGCCTGAATTAAGCATTGATAAAGTTTTAGCAAACGACAGTATATTAACTGAAGCTGATTTGAACTTATTATTGAATAAAAATTTAAAACTGGCTTATAACAAAAATTCGTTGATATTTGAAGTTAACACCAATCAGCTTTACACTCCTTCACCCAGTAAATTCAGATACAAATTAATTGGGCTTGATGATAAATGGATTGATAACGAAACTTCTCCTAAAATCAAGTTGCAGAATTTACCTGCCGGCCAGTATACCTTAATCATAGAAAGCATTAATAGTTATAACGTTTCGTCAAAGCCTCTGCAAATTTCATTTGAAATAAAAAATCCATTCTGGAAAACATGGTGGTTTATATTGATTGTCATAGGATGTTTAATTTTTGTTGTCGTCAGAATTATCAAATCAAGAGAAAAAGCTTTGCAAAAACGACAAGCAGAATTAGAAAAAATAGTTGATGAAAGAACACAAGAGGTTGTAAGTAAAGCACAGGAAATCCGTCACCAAAAGGAACTAATTGAAGAAAAGCAAAAAGAAATTGTTGATTCGATTAAATATGCACAGCGCATTCAAAAAGCATTGTTGGCAAGTAAAACGCTCCTCGATCAACACTTAAGTCATTATTTCATTTTCTTTAACCCGAAAGATTTGGTAAGCGGAGATTTTTATTGGGCTACCTTCATCAATAACAAATTCTATTTTATAGTTGCTGACAGCACAGGGCACGGTGTTCCCGGTGCATTTATGAGTTTACTCAATATTAGTTTTTTAAATGAAGCTATTAATGAGCGTGAAATTGAGAAGCCCGGCGAGATTTTAAATTACGTGCGACAACGTCTTATTCATAGTTTAGCAGAAGACGGAAGCAGTGAAGGTGGAAAAGACGGAATGGATTGCAGTTTATTGCGCTTTGATTTTGAAACAAAAACGCTTGAGTACGCCTGCGCTCATAATCCTGTTGTTGTAATTAGAAACAATGAATTAATTGAATTGAATAACGACCGAATGCCGGTTGGAAAATCCCCTAAAGAAAACATCGGGTTTAATACCTATGAATTTAAACTTGAAAAAGGAGACACTTTATATGTATTAACCGATGGTTATGCCGATCAGTTTGGCGGAGAATCGGGTAAGAAGTTAAAATTAAAAAATCTTAAAAATTACCTTCTCACTAATTCCGGCGTAGAAATGCAACAACAAGAACAAATACTTTCTGAATTATTTTATAAATGGAAGGGTAATCTTGAGCAAATTGACGACGTCACCATTGTCGGTATTAAATTATAA
- a CDS encoding helix-turn-helix domain-containing protein — protein MSKKIDKLKQIIAKPKRSWLEEAIAREENDLWIQKSQKIAMKILFELDNQGITQSALATKLFVSASQINRIVKGHENLTLETICKLERALGIELIGVSKSINVESEPVIQKPTILRMIQESKFAYLSETQHDYKELDKIGIPNLNSILTEDNNEPIVNVA, from the coding sequence ATGAGTAAAAAAATAGATAAACTTAAACAGATAATTGCTAAACCTAAACGGTCTTGGTTAGAAGAAGCTATTGCAAGAGAAGAGAATGATTTGTGGATTCAAAAATCTCAAAAAATTGCAATGAAAATTCTTTTTGAATTAGACAATCAAGGTATCACTCAGTCCGCATTAGCAACCAAATTGTTTGTTTCTGCATCTCAGATTAACAGAATAGTTAAAGGGCATGAGAATTTGACTTTAGAAACTATTTGTAAATTAGAAAGAGCCCTAGGGATTGAATTAATTGGAGTTTCTAAGTCAATTAATGTGGAGAGTGAGCCGGTTATTCAGAAACCTACAATTTTAAGAATGATTCAAGAAAGTAAATTTGCATATTTAAGCGAGACTCAACATGATTACAAAGAACTAGACAAAATTGGCATACCCAACCTGAATTCCATTTTAACAGAAGACAATAATGAACCAATTGTAAATGTGGCATAG
- the nhaD gene encoding sodium:proton antiporter NhaD, producing the protein MSTAIIFVFIIGYILIAFEHNLNINKAATALFTGVLCWTLFIMDSSDTHETVNKLTEHLGDIAGILFFLLGAMTVVELIDAHDGFTLITKFITTTNARKLLWIVGLISFFLSAVLDNLTTTIVMVSLLRKLISDQNKRLYFVGLVVIAANAGGAWSPIGDVTTTMLWIGGQITTNHIITELFLPSLVCLIVPVLILSIRFKGNIQRPKETAEDLKVASLKDRNIIFFSGICILLFVPVFKTITHLPPFMGMLLGLAMLWFISELLHKKKDDALKTNFSVVRALEKIDTPSILFFLGILLSIAVLEIGGQLHQLSAWLGTLFSSSEAIAYVIGLLSAIVDNVPLVAASIGMYDLQTFPTDSIFWTFLAYCAGTGGSALIIGSAAGVAAMGIEKISFVWYLKKISLIALLGYTAGAIFFLLV; encoded by the coding sequence ATGAGTACTGCTATCATATTCGTTTTTATCATCGGTTATATATTAATAGCCTTTGAACATAACCTTAACATTAATAAGGCAGCTACGGCTTTGTTTACAGGTGTTTTGTGTTGGACTCTATTCATAATGGATTCATCAGACACACATGAAACGGTGAATAAACTTACGGAGCATCTTGGTGATATAGCCGGCATTCTGTTTTTTTTATTAGGAGCGATGACGGTTGTTGAACTGATTGATGCGCACGATGGATTTACACTCATTACGAAATTTATCACAACTACCAATGCCCGAAAATTATTGTGGATTGTAGGGTTGATTTCCTTCTTCCTCTCTGCTGTACTCGATAACCTTACCACCACTATTGTAATGGTTTCTTTGTTACGAAAATTAATTTCCGATCAAAATAAACGACTTTATTTTGTTGGTTTAGTGGTTATCGCTGCAAATGCCGGCGGTGCATGGTCGCCCATTGGTGATGTTACCACAACAATGCTTTGGATTGGCGGACAAATTACTACCAATCATATTATCACAGAGCTTTTCCTCCCAAGCCTAGTATGCTTGATTGTACCTGTTTTGATTTTAAGTATCAGATTTAAAGGAAATATTCAAAGACCTAAAGAAACAGCTGAAGATTTGAAAGTAGCCTCCTTGAAAGATAGAAATATCATCTTTTTTTCAGGCATATGTATTTTATTGTTTGTTCCTGTTTTTAAAACAATCACGCACCTTCCTCCTTTTATGGGAATGTTGCTTGGACTTGCTATGCTTTGGTTTATATCGGAATTACTACACAAGAAAAAGGATGATGCTTTAAAAACTAATTTCTCGGTGGTACGCGCACTCGAAAAAATTGACACACCAAGTATATTGTTCTTTTTAGGCATCTTATTATCAATTGCGGTATTAGAAATTGGCGGACAATTACATCAGCTTTCTGCCTGGCTCGGAACTTTGTTTAGCAGCAGCGAAGCAATTGCTTATGTCATCGGATTATTATCGGCGATTGTCGATAACGTACCTCTTGTTGCAGCATCTATTGGTATGTATGACTTGCAAACTTTTCCAACGGATAGTATATTCTGGACCTTCTTAGCTTATTGTGCCGGAACCGGAGGTAGTGCTTTAATAATCGGTTCGGCTGCAGGTGTAGCAGCAATGGGCATAGAAAAAATAAGTTTTGTTTGGTATCTGAAGAAAATATCTCTGATAGCGTTGCTTGGTTATACTGCAGGCGCCATTTTCTTTCTTTTGGTTTAA
- a CDS encoding universal stress protein: MENIFLAIDFTSASKNAAEYAANLAGYFGSKLTLFHSYHAPITNFETGYIPPITDMKEESELEINKFKSDLESRFKGIEIETRLDMGLAADIVEENAVANKADLIVMGIAGQNSVIKEHLVGSVATQIAQDSKIPVLIVPEHCKYTKVKNIAFACDFDKKLETNTTLLKIKYFVSLFDAELEILNVMDPKEEISVEKAATDLYIEEKLQNTRHKTFFIYEENVDRGILEFLENNKCELIITSPKKHNFFYSLFKESHTKRLAFHSPIPILTIHE; this comes from the coding sequence ATGGAAAATATCTTTTTAGCCATCGATTTTACAAGTGCCTCGAAAAATGCGGCTGAATACGCTGCAAATTTAGCGGGTTACTTCGGTTCGAAATTAACTTTGTTCCATTCTTACCATGCACCCATCACTAATTTCGAAACGGGTTACATTCCACCGATAACAGATATGAAGGAGGAATCGGAACTTGAGATAAATAAATTCAAGTCAGACCTTGAATCGCGCTTTAAAGGGATTGAAATAGAGACACGCTTGGATATGGGCTTGGCAGCTGATATTGTTGAAGAAAATGCCGTTGCAAATAAAGCTGATTTAATTGTGATGGGCATCGCCGGACAAAATAGCGTCATCAAAGAACATTTAGTGGGAAGTGTGGCAACTCAAATTGCACAAGATAGTAAAATCCCTGTTTTAATTGTACCTGAACATTGTAAATACACGAAAGTAAAGAACATCGCTTTCGCCTGTGATTTCGATAAAAAATTGGAAACGAATACTACACTACTAAAAATAAAATATTTCGTTTCTCTATTTGATGCAGAGCTCGAAATCTTAAATGTAATGGATCCGAAAGAAGAAATCAGTGTTGAAAAAGCAGCTACCGATTTATACATCGAAGAAAAATTACAGAATACTCGCCACAAAACATTTTTCATTTATGAGGAGAATGTGGATAGGGGCATCCTTGAGTTTTTAGAAAACAATAAATGCGAATTAATTATTACAAGCCCGAAAAAGCATAATTTCTTCTATAGTTTATTTAAAGAAAGCCATACAAAGAGGTTAGCTTTTCATTCGCCAATTCCAATTTTAACAATCCACGAATAA
- a CDS encoding Hsp20/alpha crystallin family protein encodes MSLVKNNPKFPSVFTDLLDYDKFFGNDFFKGFESNLPAANVIEGEKSYKIELAIPGFKKEDVKVNLENEVLTISAETKAEKEDKNEKYTRKEFSYNTFSRSFQLPKTANSDKIDAKYENGLLKLEVAKKDEAIKQGRKEISIG; translated from the coding sequence ATGTCACTTGTAAAGAACAACCCAAAATTTCCATCAGTGTTTACCGATTTATTAGACTATGATAAATTTTTCGGTAACGATTTTTTCAAAGGATTTGAATCCAACTTGCCGGCTGCAAATGTTATAGAAGGCGAAAAGTCTTATAAGATTGAGCTTGCAATTCCGGGATTTAAAAAGGAAGATGTTAAAGTGAATTTAGAAAATGAAGTGCTTACCATCAGTGCTGAAACTAAAGCTGAAAAAGAGGATAAGAACGAAAAATATACCCGAAAGGAATTCTCGTATAATACGTTTTCACGCTCATTTCAGCTGCCAAAAACGGCTAATTCCGATAAAATTGATGCAAAGTATGAGAACGGACTTTTAAAGCTGGAAGTAGCTAAAAAGGACGAAGCCATAAAACAAGGACGTAAAGAAATATCCATTGGATAG
- a CDS encoding TerB family tellurite resistance protein, whose amino-acid sequence MTPIESLHYAIGELAYAVAKADGKIQKEEKEKFQSIVAAELRSKDYNFDVSDIIFQLMSKDSMDSETTYNWAMKEIRTNSHYLSPQMKETFIKVMEKIAKAFAPVAPKEQAILDKFFQEIAGINGDPVYYNQK is encoded by the coding sequence ATGACACCTATTGAAAGTTTACATTACGCCATTGGCGAATTAGCCTATGCCGTGGCGAAAGCCGATGGCAAAATACAAAAGGAAGAAAAAGAAAAATTTCAAAGCATTGTGGCGGCTGAGTTACGTTCTAAGGATTACAACTTTGATGTGTCTGATATAATATTTCAATTAATGTCTAAAGACAGTATGGACAGTGAAACCACTTATAATTGGGCCATGAAAGAGATTCGTACCAACAGTCATTATTTGAGTCCGCAAATGAAAGAAACCTTTATAAAAGTTATGGAGAAAATCGCCAAAGCCTTTGCGCCGGTGGCTCCAAAAGAACAAGCCATATTGGATAAATTTTTTCAGGAGATAGCCGGCATCAATGGCGATCCGGTGTATTACAACCAGAAATAA
- a CDS encoding heavy metal translocating P-type ATPase metal-binding domain-containing protein, producing the protein MIENKINEKLLCYHCGEAVINKTIKHEDKNFCCEGCKMVYEIINQNNLCNYYDLEKNPGISQKHKVREGKFAFLDDKSIQTSLIHFTQGNQSHVQFYLPQMHCSSCIWILEHLNKLQPGIIKSQVDFLKKEIVVVFDHEQTGLRKIAETLTSIGYEPHINLSHVNSKKISKYDKSRIFKIGVSGFAFGNIMMMSFPEYFSLGTFEEEGMREFLGYFNLILALPVFFYSASEFFISAWKGFKQKIVNIDAPIALAVLITFGRSFYEVVSGTGAGYFDSMTGIVFFMLIGRYFQGKTYDTLSFERDYTSYFPIGVTVLNENGNETQIPVSNLKIGQRIKIHSHEIIPADSILFLGKANIDYSFVTGESLPVEKNIGEIIYAGGKQIGGAIELEVVKEVSQSYLTKLWNNDVFKENQEEKKESFIHSVSRYFTVALFSVAAAAVIYWSVYDSSKVWNALTAVLIVACPCALLLSATFTNGSLIRLLGKLNLYVKNANVIERISEADTVVFDKTGTITRQQEAQIIYNGPDLTEAEQQLVRSLANQSNHPLSKSIVSFLPFSKTLSVKNFKEEKGKGVSGVVNGVEIKLGSAGFMNIGKSIHSDDGSNVYVMIDGEINGCFVIKNVYREGLIEVADSLRQNYKLAIISGDNDNEKAKLEAIFGKETHMLFNQKPEDKLEFIKSLQQQGHKTIMIGDGLNDAGALKQSDVGIAITDNINNFSPACDAILSGEKFKWLNGLINYCKKEKQIIYGSFIISILYNIVGLFFAVQGTLEPVIAAILMPASSISIVLFTTGMSSFYYMRLKSRMNGNKNSIEQY; encoded by the coding sequence ATTATAGAAAATAAAATCAACGAGAAATTACTTTGCTACCACTGTGGAGAAGCGGTTATTAATAAAACCATTAAGCACGAGGACAAAAATTTTTGTTGCGAAGGTTGTAAAATGGTGTATGAAATTATTAATCAAAACAACCTCTGTAATTATTACGACCTCGAAAAGAATCCAGGCATTTCACAAAAACATAAAGTTCGTGAGGGTAAATTCGCATTCCTGGATGATAAATCAATTCAGACTAGTTTAATTCATTTTACCCAAGGCAATCAAAGTCATGTCCAGTTTTATTTACCTCAAATGCATTGCAGTTCCTGTATTTGGATTCTGGAACACCTGAATAAATTACAACCGGGAATTATAAAATCTCAGGTTGATTTTTTGAAGAAGGAGATTGTAGTGGTGTTTGATCATGAGCAAACCGGACTACGAAAGATAGCAGAAACACTTACTTCTATAGGCTATGAACCACATATCAATTTAAGCCACGTTAACAGTAAAAAAATAAGTAAATACGATAAAAGCCGCATTTTTAAAATTGGTGTTTCCGGATTTGCATTCGGTAATATCATGATGATGAGCTTTCCGGAATATTTTTCTCTCGGAACTTTTGAAGAAGAAGGTATGCGTGAGTTTTTAGGATATTTCAATCTTATTTTGGCCCTTCCTGTTTTCTTTTATTCAGCCTCTGAATTTTTTATTTCAGCGTGGAAGGGATTCAAACAAAAGATAGTAAACATTGATGCGCCTATTGCATTGGCAGTTCTTATTACTTTTGGTCGCTCTTTCTACGAAGTAGTTTCCGGTACCGGTGCAGGTTATTTCGACTCTATGACCGGTATTGTGTTTTTTATGCTAATCGGACGCTATTTCCAGGGAAAAACGTACGATACGCTTTCCTTTGAGCGCGATTATACTTCGTACTTTCCAATAGGTGTTACAGTATTGAATGAAAATGGAAATGAAACGCAAATCCCGGTGTCTAATTTAAAAATCGGACAGCGAATTAAAATTCATAGTCATGAAATTATTCCCGCAGATTCAATTTTGTTTTTAGGTAAAGCTAATATCGATTACAGTTTTGTAACCGGTGAATCTCTTCCGGTTGAAAAAAACATCGGTGAAATAATTTACGCCGGCGGAAAACAAATTGGCGGAGCAATTGAATTGGAAGTAGTAAAAGAAGTTTCGCAAAGTTATCTTACCAAATTATGGAATAACGATGTATTTAAAGAAAATCAGGAAGAGAAAAAGGAATCGTTTATCCATTCCGTGAGCCGTTATTTTACGGTGGCTTTGTTTTCGGTGGCCGCAGCGGCTGTTATTTATTGGTCTGTTTATGATTCATCGAAAGTTTGGAACGCTTTAACCGCTGTTTTAATTGTGGCTTGTCCTTGCGCCTTATTATTAAGCGCCACTTTTACGAATGGAAGTTTAATTCGATTATTGGGCAAATTAAATCTTTATGTAAAGAACGCTAATGTCATTGAACGTATTTCTGAAGCTGATACAGTTGTATTTGACAAAACAGGAACAATCACCCGTCAGCAAGAAGCGCAAATTATTTATAATGGTCCGGATCTGACGGAAGCAGAACAACAGTTGGTAAGGTCTTTGGCTAATCAATCGAACCACCCTCTAAGTAAATCAATTGTTAGTTTTTTACCTTTTAGTAAAACATTGAGTGTGAAAAATTTTAAGGAGGAGAAGGGAAAAGGAGTAAGTGGCGTTGTTAATGGTGTTGAAATTAAGTTGGGCTCTGCCGGCTTTATGAACATTGGTAAATCAATTCATAGCGATGACGGAAGTAATGTGTATGTTATGATAGATGGTGAGATCAACGGTTGCTTTGTTATCAAAAACGTCTATCGTGAAGGCTTAATTGAAGTGGCAGATTCTCTCCGTCAGAATTACAAACTGGCAATTATTTCGGGTGATAACGATAATGAGAAAGCTAAACTCGAAGCAATATTTGGCAAGGAAACACACATGTTGTTCAATCAAAAGCCGGAAGATAAATTGGAGTTCATTAAATCTCTGCAACAGCAAGGTCATAAAACCATTATGATAGGTGATGGATTAAACGATGCCGGTGCCTTAAAGCAAAGTGATGTAGGAATTGCTATCACCGATAATATCAATAATTTTTCACCGGCTTGCGATGCTATCTTATCCGGAGAAAAATTCAAATGGTTAAATGGTTTGATAAATTATTGTAAGAAGGAAAAGCAAATCATTTATGGAAGCTTTATTATATCTATTCTATATAACATAGTGGGATTGTTTTTCGCGGTTCAAGGCACGCTTGAGCCGGTTATTGCAGCTATACTAATGCCCGCAAGTTCTATCAGCATTGTCTTATTTACAACAGGAATGAGTTCGTTTTATTATATGAGACTTAAATCAAGAATGAATGGAAACAAAAATTCAATCGAGCAATATTAA